Proteins from a genomic interval of Pseudomonas sp. RC10:
- a CDS encoding methyl-accepting chemotaxis protein, giving the protein MQSLLSPGIRLLGRFGFARKFQVLFFLFMLPLAGSLWMIGQDYRSKLAVISGEQSGVRQLLALDALDAQLTSQRNLAARWKAADILHDPTPAAKAAMAALDAGNPVLMQTLAKVGDELNARKAGPDTLARFQALQALVKGMDSESLRTIGWWPDGYDRFTSALTGLQSLREQIAMDNGLILDPWLETYLLMQVSTQQAPDLIERIGRMASIGQSSIASGQFTLQSRLQMRDLRGRITDARDQLVKAAASLQAKAYPGMEPWTRAYNDSLQRLDTELKVLDDGVFGGSIKLDTAGFERSVDSVLEALSTLRNQSLNALDSRLDYYHDRAIKQFIPVAAIFSVLALAALYLFMCLQASIRRSAKGITTLAESLRDGNLCVEVAVEGRDELAAISTALNVAVVQLRSSLLGVNHETQQLGSAVVTLNSQAGSTLNEVEDQQQQISQIAAAATQLAATSLGVAKSCEEASGSAQQTRRIAEDSSRDSVRTTASIQQLNQRLTDTANALGKVSEQGQQIQSVVDTIRGIAEQTNLLALNAAIEAARAGEQGRGFAVVADEVRSLSQRTQASTAQIAGTVDSLRATVSQAVSLMEAACGQAITDAQSVTGLGERLGEIASAVQIVTDTLAQIATAVEEQAATADEVSGNIQQVDQAAGRLLDGARAVNHAADTLSKGSRALSDNTSRFQLG; this is encoded by the coding sequence ATGCAAAGTCTTTTGTCGCCAGGAATCCGCCTGCTCGGACGTTTCGGGTTTGCACGCAAGTTTCAGGTGCTTTTCTTCCTGTTCATGCTGCCGCTGGCTGGCAGCTTATGGATGATTGGACAGGATTACCGCAGCAAACTGGCGGTCATTTCCGGCGAGCAATCCGGGGTGCGTCAATTGCTGGCGCTGGATGCACTGGATGCGCAACTGACGTCTCAGCGCAATCTCGCCGCCCGCTGGAAGGCGGCCGACATCCTCCACGATCCAACCCCGGCAGCCAAAGCCGCCATGGCGGCGCTGGATGCGGGCAACCCGGTCCTGATGCAAACGCTTGCCAAAGTGGGCGATGAGCTCAATGCACGTAAGGCTGGCCCGGACACGCTGGCGCGCTTTCAGGCGTTGCAGGCGCTGGTGAAGGGGATGGATTCCGAATCTCTGCGGACCATCGGCTGGTGGCCGGACGGTTATGACCGCTTCACTTCCGCGTTGACAGGGTTGCAGAGCCTGCGTGAGCAGATCGCCATGGACAACGGCCTGATTCTTGATCCATGGCTCGAAACCTACCTGCTGATGCAAGTCTCCACGCAACAGGCGCCTGATTTGATCGAGCGTATCGGTCGCATGGCCAGTATCGGTCAGTCCTCCATCGCGTCGGGTCAGTTCACCCTGCAAAGCCGTTTGCAGATGCGCGATCTACGCGGGCGCATCACCGATGCTCGCGACCAACTGGTCAAGGCCGCTGCGTCGCTCCAGGCGAAAGCTTACCCCGGCATGGAGCCGTGGACCCGGGCCTACAACGACAGCCTCCAGCGCCTCGACACCGAGCTGAAAGTGCTCGATGACGGCGTCTTCGGCGGGAGCATCAAGCTCGACACCGCAGGGTTCGAGCGCAGTGTTGATAGTGTCCTCGAAGCCCTCTCGACGTTGCGCAATCAGTCGTTGAACGCCCTCGACAGTCGTCTGGATTACTACCACGACCGGGCGATCAAGCAGTTCATCCCGGTCGCGGCAATCTTCAGTGTCCTGGCGCTGGCCGCGTTGTATCTGTTCATGTGTTTGCAGGCGTCGATTCGTCGCAGCGCCAAAGGCATCACCACCCTGGCGGAGTCTCTGCGTGACGGCAACCTGTGTGTCGAAGTCGCTGTTGAGGGCCGTGACGAGCTCGCGGCCATTAGCACGGCGTTGAACGTGGCGGTGGTGCAGCTGCGCTCTAGCCTGCTGGGCGTCAACCACGAAACGCAGCAGTTGGGGTCGGCGGTGGTCACGCTCAACTCACAGGCGGGCAGCACGTTGAACGAAGTCGAAGATCAACAACAACAGATCAGCCAGATCGCCGCTGCCGCCACTCAACTCGCGGCGACTTCTCTGGGTGTCGCCAAGAGCTGTGAGGAAGCGTCTGGCAGTGCTCAGCAGACTCGCCGCATTGCCGAAGACAGCAGCCGTGACAGCGTGCGCACCACCGCCAGCATCCAGCAACTCAATCAGCGCCTGACCGATACCGCCAACGCGCTGGGCAAAGTCAGTGAGCAAGGTCAGCAAATTCAGTCAGTGGTCGACACCATTCGCGGCATCGCCGAACAGACCAACCTGCTGGCACTGAATGCTGCCATCGAAGCGGCCCGGGCGGGCGAGCAGGGCCGTGGTTTTGCGGTCGTCGCCGATGAAGTGCGCAGCCTGTCGCAACGCACGCAGGCCTCCACCGCGCAGATCGCCGGGACGGTCGACAGTCTGCGCGCCACGGTGAGCCAGGCGGTGAGTCTGATGGAAGCCGCCTGTGGCCAGGCGATTACCGACGCGCAATCGGTCACCGGTCTTGGCGAGCGTCTGGGCGAGATTGCCAGTGCGGTGCAGATCGTCACCGACACGCTGGCGCAGATCGCCACCGCCGTGGAGGAGCAAGCTGCCACGGCCGATGAAGTCAGCGGCAATATCCAGCAGGTGGACCAGGCCGCCGGGCGTCT
- a CDS encoding MFS transporter has product MSWYGSMAPSQKRTFWACFMGWALDAMDVQLFAFVIPTLLAFWGMTKAEAGVIGTSALIASAIGGVIAGLLADRIGRVKVLKLAILWFSLFTGLSAFTDSFHQLLLTRSLQGLGFGGEWAAGAVLIGEVVDKRIRGRAVGSVQAGWPVGYALAALAYWVTFNLLPEHDAWRVLFLIGLLPGFLVLWMRRNIAESEAFEAAAQYRATTSLWTNFALIFSPGVFPLTAMASLMAAGALGGNYTILTWLVTYLRETQGLTVSMTTLYLAVNIFGSFCGYVGMAYLSDYLGRRKTFALSAAGATVTVLVYTQLHLPMWSLLLLGFPLGLFQSGIVSGMGACFTELFPAQIRGTAGGFSYNFGRGIGALVPAGVGLTSASFGLAASIGVWAACSYVLVFLVALVLPETRNKELEIHV; this is encoded by the coding sequence ATGTCGTGGTACGGCAGTATGGCGCCCAGCCAGAAGCGAACGTTTTGGGCGTGTTTCATGGGGTGGGCGCTGGATGCGATGGATGTCCAGCTGTTTGCCTTCGTGATCCCCACCTTGCTCGCGTTCTGGGGCATGACCAAGGCGGAAGCGGGTGTTATTGGCACTTCGGCGCTGATCGCTTCGGCCATCGGCGGTGTGATTGCTGGCCTGTTGGCTGATCGCATCGGTCGGGTCAAAGTCCTGAAGCTGGCAATCCTTTGGTTTTCCTTGTTCACCGGCCTCTCGGCCTTCACCGACTCCTTCCATCAACTGTTGCTGACCCGCAGCCTGCAAGGCCTGGGCTTTGGCGGCGAATGGGCGGCGGGCGCGGTGTTGATTGGTGAGGTGGTCGATAAACGCATTCGCGGTCGCGCGGTGGGATCGGTCCAGGCGGGCTGGCCTGTGGGTTATGCGCTGGCCGCCTTGGCGTACTGGGTGACGTTCAATCTGTTGCCTGAACACGACGCCTGGCGCGTGCTGTTTCTGATCGGGCTGCTGCCGGGCTTTCTGGTGCTGTGGATGCGCCGCAACATCGCCGAATCCGAGGCTTTCGAAGCCGCTGCGCAATACCGGGCGACGACGTCTCTGTGGACCAACTTCGCGCTGATCTTTTCGCCCGGGGTCTTCCCGCTGACGGCGATGGCCTCGCTGATGGCCGCAGGCGCACTGGGTGGCAACTACACGATTCTCACTTGGCTGGTCACTTACCTGCGAGAGACCCAGGGCCTGACCGTGAGCATGACCACGTTGTACCTGGCCGTGAACATCTTTGGCTCGTTCTGCGGTTACGTCGGCATGGCGTACCTGAGCGATTACCTGGGGCGGCGCAAGACCTTCGCCCTGTCCGCCGCCGGTGCAACCGTCACCGTTCTGGTCTACACCCAATTGCACCTGCCGATGTGGAGCCTGCTGTTGCTGGGCTTCCCGCTGGGGTTGTTTCAGTCCGGCATCGTGTCGGGAATGGGCGCCTGTTTCACCGAGCTGTTCCCTGCGCAGATTCGCGGTACTGCCGGTGGCTTTTCCTACAATTTTGGTCGCGGAATCGGAGCGTTGGTGCCGGCCGGTGTCGGCCTGACCAGCGCCTCATTCGGGCTTGCGGCGTCGATTGGCGTATGGGCTGCGTGCTCGTATGTGCTGGTCTTCCTCGTCGCTCTCGTTCTGCCGGAAACCCGTAACAAGGAACTCGAAATCCATGTCTGA
- a CDS encoding bacteriocin has protein sequence MRFTLPALVLGLLISQAAMAGSTNTAIGGGLGGALGNVVGQKMGGSNGAVVGAGLAGAAGSAVGAKKGHKTRAAIGGGLGGAAGSVIGNKLGGSTGGTIGAGLGGAAGGALGGK, from the coding sequence ATGCGCTTCACACTTCCTGCACTGGTTCTAGGTCTTCTGATTTCCCAAGCCGCGATGGCAGGCAGCACCAACACCGCGATTGGTGGCGGTCTGGGCGGTGCGCTGGGGAACGTCGTCGGTCAAAAGATGGGCGGCAGCAATGGCGCGGTCGTCGGTGCGGGTCTGGCAGGCGCGGCGGGCAGTGCCGTCGGCGCGAAAAAAGGCCACAAGACTCGCGCAGCCATCGGCGGCGGCCTGGGCGGCGCGGCCGGTTCAGTCATTGGCAACAAGTTGGGCGGCAGCACGGGCGGGACCATCGGCGCAGGTTTGGGTGGCGCAGCGGGTGGTGCTCTGGGCGGTAAATAA
- a CDS encoding anti-phage dCTP deaminase — MRFNGNLIELKIKLKELIEAGEWKETNPNQHQFRTNNGAILNWYPSTGNINFQGKSASIELLKPLVEKLLSSTDTISNPGKSDNHYEPTETVAILAKTDTTENTYFLDNSYSDSEIVIGLVGAIGTDLDEVSRIISERLKLFKYSSQPIKISTDIIATLSTFSEFPSEYDRIYAFMAAGNELREKTGDHSVLALGAAAKINQLRSGNEALRRKAFIIKSLKHPEEVQRLRKIYSEGFFLLGVHADHGRRSSFLIKEKFMSDDEASRLIEKDADESEPYGQHTRDTYHLSDFFINSDGNTDSLKSQVWRVLDLLFGKPYITPTFDEYAMFMAFSASLRSADLSRQVGAVLTKNLSIVSTGANDVPKAHGGLYWPELDVATHSIVDAKDGRDYMRGEDSNAIQKKAIIDSILASIPAPLKKELEPALRSSKIKDITEYGRVVHAEMEALLSSARSGISTTNAELYCTTFPCHNCAKHIVAAGIKRVVYVEPYPKSKALQFHSDSISLEKGSSTVIFEPFIGVGPRSFFNLFSTNLGSGYPVTRKSADGLTVDWDESDAKLRTQMLPCSYMERETIAANLLSRYIEDK, encoded by the coding sequence ATGCGGTTCAACGGAAATTTAATAGAATTAAAAATTAAGTTAAAAGAACTGATTGAAGCTGGGGAGTGGAAGGAAACAAACCCAAACCAACATCAATTCCGAACGAACAATGGTGCGATTTTAAACTGGTACCCCTCAACGGGAAATATAAATTTTCAAGGAAAATCTGCCAGCATAGAATTATTGAAGCCATTAGTTGAAAAACTTTTATCATCTACCGATACTATCTCTAATCCCGGAAAATCCGACAACCATTACGAACCAACTGAAACAGTCGCAATACTTGCGAAAACCGACACCACAGAAAACACTTACTTCCTAGACAACTCTTATTCCGACTCAGAGATTGTAATCGGATTAGTTGGAGCGATAGGAACAGATCTTGATGAAGTTTCTAGAATCATCAGCGAACGGCTAAAACTTTTCAAATACTCATCACAACCGATAAAAATCTCGACAGACATAATTGCCACACTGTCAACCTTTAGCGAATTCCCGAGCGAGTACGACAGAATATATGCGTTCATGGCTGCAGGAAATGAGCTACGCGAAAAGACCGGAGACCACTCGGTACTGGCCTTGGGTGCTGCCGCAAAAATAAACCAACTAAGAAGCGGCAATGAAGCTCTTAGACGTAAAGCATTCATCATCAAGTCTTTGAAACATCCAGAGGAAGTGCAAAGGCTCAGAAAAATCTATTCGGAAGGATTTTTCCTACTTGGCGTCCACGCTGACCATGGCCGACGCTCAAGCTTTCTAATAAAAGAAAAATTCATGTCCGACGATGAGGCTTCCAGACTCATAGAGAAGGATGCTGACGAGAGTGAGCCTTATGGGCAACACACTAGGGACACCTATCACCTTTCTGATTTTTTCATAAACAGCGATGGAAATACTGACTCTCTAAAAAGCCAAGTATGGCGGGTTCTTGATCTTTTGTTTGGGAAACCATACATAACACCTACGTTTGATGAGTACGCAATGTTCATGGCGTTCTCTGCATCACTTAGGTCTGCCGATTTATCAAGACAGGTAGGGGCAGTCCTAACGAAAAACTTGAGCATAGTTTCAACTGGAGCCAACGACGTACCCAAAGCACACGGAGGATTATACTGGCCAGAGCTTGATGTAGCAACACACTCGATTGTCGACGCCAAAGATGGCCGAGACTACATGAGAGGTGAGGACTCAAATGCAATTCAAAAAAAAGCCATCATAGATAGTATTCTTGCGAGCATTCCAGCCCCATTAAAAAAAGAGCTTGAGCCTGCTTTGCGCTCAAGCAAGATTAAAGATATCACCGAGTATGGTCGAGTCGTTCACGCGGAAATGGAGGCTCTTCTGTCAAGTGCACGCTCAGGAATCAGCACCACAAATGCAGAGCTCTACTGTACGACCTTCCCGTGTCACAACTGTGCTAAACATATCGTAGCGGCGGGAATAAAGAGGGTGGTTTATGTTGAGCCATACCCTAAGAGCAAGGCGTTACAGTTCCATTCCGACTCGATATCGCTAGAAAAGGGCAGCTCAACAGTGATATTCGAACCGTTCATCGGAGTTGGACCACGGAGCTTTTTCAACCTATTCTCCACGAATCTGGGGAGTGGATATCCCGTCACCCGAAAATCAGCAGACGGCCTGACCGTTGACTGGGATGAATCTGATGCTAAATTACGCACCCAGATGTTGCCTTGCTCGTACATGGAGCGTGAAACCATAGCAGCCAATCTGCTGTCAAGGTACATAGAGGACAAATAG
- a CDS encoding thiamine pyrophosphate-binding protein, protein MSDSKAPRNGGQILVQALIHNAVDTLYCVPGESYLPVLDALHDTPSIRTIVTRHEGAASNMADAYGKLTGRPGICFVTRGPGATHASNGVHTARQDSTPMILFVGQIESRFKGREAFQEVDYVQMFGGLAKWVTEIDSIERIPEIVSKAFSIALSGRPGPVVIALPEEVLFGSADVADAQPVRVTHAAPDAAALAELRDLLAAAKQPLVIVGGTGWDAESTQALQRFVHANHLPVAASFRRQDLFDNRDPHYVGQLGLGTSPKLLERVKTSDLLLVIGSRLSETVSQGYTLIESPTPKQPMVHVHPDPQELNRVYRAQLPILSSLGTFAHAAAALEPVASGAWKSWTDAARADYLEHSTPPLPHPQLAGVDMGSVVAHLNEVLPDDAVMTNGAGNYTVWVHRFYRYRRPATELAPTNGAMGYGLPAAIAAKLHAPQRTVVCFAGDGCFMMYPQELATALQYNAPIVVIVVNNGMLATIRMHQEREYPGRVSATELANPDFIALAQSFGAHAERVERSEDFPAAFQRAQKAGVAALIELRVDPRQITPQARLD, encoded by the coding sequence ATGTCTGATTCCAAAGCACCGCGTAACGGCGGCCAGATTCTCGTCCAGGCGCTGATCCACAATGCCGTCGACACCCTCTATTGCGTGCCCGGCGAAAGCTACCTGCCGGTGCTCGATGCGCTGCACGACACCCCGTCGATCCGCACCATCGTCACCCGCCACGAAGGCGCGGCGTCGAACATGGCCGACGCCTACGGCAAACTCACCGGGCGCCCCGGCATCTGCTTCGTGACGCGCGGCCCCGGCGCCACCCACGCCAGCAACGGCGTGCACACCGCCAGGCAGGATTCGACGCCGATGATCCTGTTCGTCGGCCAGATCGAGAGCCGCTTCAAGGGGCGCGAGGCGTTTCAGGAAGTGGATTACGTGCAGATGTTCGGCGGGCTGGCGAAGTGGGTCACGGAAATCGACAGCATCGAGCGCATCCCGGAGATCGTCAGCAAAGCCTTCAGCATCGCCCTGTCCGGCCGACCGGGGCCGGTGGTCATCGCCCTGCCTGAAGAAGTGTTGTTCGGCTCGGCCGATGTCGCTGACGCGCAGCCAGTGCGCGTCACCCATGCTGCGCCCGACGCCGCTGCGCTCGCTGAATTGCGCGATCTGCTCGCAGCGGCGAAACAGCCGTTGGTGATCGTCGGCGGCACCGGATGGGACGCCGAGTCGACGCAAGCCCTGCAGCGCTTCGTTCACGCCAATCACTTGCCGGTGGCCGCATCGTTTCGTCGGCAGGACCTGTTCGACAACCGCGATCCACACTACGTCGGCCAACTCGGTCTGGGCACCTCGCCAAAGCTGCTGGAGCGGGTCAAGACCAGCGACCTGTTGCTGGTGATCGGCTCGCGGCTGAGCGAAACGGTGTCCCAAGGCTACACGCTGATCGAAAGCCCGACGCCGAAACAGCCGATGGTGCATGTACATCCCGACCCGCAGGAGTTGAACCGGGTTTACCGTGCACAGCTGCCGATTCTGTCCTCACTGGGCACCTTCGCCCACGCGGCTGCGGCCCTCGAACCTGTCGCCAGCGGCGCCTGGAAAAGCTGGACCGACGCCGCCCGCGCCGATTATCTGGAGCACTCCACCCCGCCGCTGCCGCACCCTCAATTGGCGGGCGTGGACATGGGCTCGGTGGTCGCACACCTGAACGAGGTGCTGCCGGACGACGCTGTCATGACCAACGGCGCCGGGAACTACACGGTCTGGGTGCATCGCTTCTACCGCTATCGCCGGCCCGCCACCGAACTGGCCCCCACTAACGGCGCCATGGGCTACGGTTTACCCGCCGCCATCGCTGCGAAACTGCACGCCCCTCAGCGCACAGTGGTCTGCTTCGCTGGCGACGGCTGTTTCATGATGTACCCTCAAGAGCTGGCCACAGCGCTGCAATACAACGCGCCGATAGTGGTCATTGTGGTAAACAACGGCATGCTTGCGACCATTCGCATGCACCAGGAGCGCGAATACCCGGGGCGCGTATCAGCCACCGAGCTGGCCAATCCGGACTTTATCGCCCTGGCCCAATCCTTCGGGGCACATGCCGAGCGGGTCGAACGCAGCGAAGATTTTCCTGCTGCCTTCCAGCGCGCGCAGAAAGCAGGCGTCGCGGCGCTGATCGAGTTGCGCGTCGACCCTCGGCAGATCACCCCCCAGGCTCGTCTTGATTAA
- a CDS encoding aldehyde dehydrogenase (NADP(+)) produces MQILGETIIGQRAVRGQAGEVFALAATTGEQLTPSFGASTAQDVDAACELAEASFDRYRQLGDEQRAVFLDAIAQGLLELGDTLIERVHLESGLPKPRLEGERMRTVNQLKLFASLLRDGRWHGSVIDTALPDRQPLPRADLRQRRIAVGPVAVFGASNFPLAFSVAGGDTASALAAGCPVIVKAHAAHLGTSELVARVIQKAAKDTSMPEGVFSMLIDKDIAVGQGLVSHPLIQAVGFTGSRRGGLALVAAAQARPVPIPVYAEMSSINPVFLLPAALSARTENIARGFVDSLVLGAGQFCTNPGILLALESDALERFVSAAATALSDKTPSTMLTPNIHGAYCNGLNNLHKAAGVTLVAEGRKAEGAFQAKPAFFRTDSATFLANPGLEDENFGPSALLIVCKDAADLQKVAAKFDGQLTVTLHFDDGDTAIAQALLPTLERKAGRILFNDWPTGVEVSYSMVHGGPFPATSDSRSTSVGATAIDRFLRPVCYQNVPDALLPPALQQGNPLHTWRLVNGQLITD; encoded by the coding sequence ATGCAGATTCTTGGTGAAACGATCATCGGTCAACGGGCCGTACGCGGTCAGGCAGGCGAGGTGTTCGCCCTCGCCGCGACGACGGGCGAGCAACTGACCCCGTCCTTCGGCGCCAGCACAGCGCAAGATGTCGATGCCGCATGCGAGCTGGCCGAGGCCTCGTTCGACCGCTACCGGCAATTGGGCGATGAGCAACGCGCCGTCTTTCTCGACGCGATCGCTCAGGGTCTGCTGGAGTTGGGCGACACGCTGATCGAGCGCGTTCATCTGGAAAGCGGCCTGCCAAAGCCCCGCCTAGAAGGCGAGCGGATGCGCACTGTCAATCAGCTCAAGCTCTTCGCCAGCCTGCTTCGCGACGGGCGTTGGCACGGTTCCGTGATCGATACAGCCCTGCCAGATCGCCAACCGCTGCCCCGTGCTGACTTGCGCCAGCGGCGTATTGCCGTAGGCCCGGTGGCTGTGTTCGGCGCCAGCAACTTTCCGCTGGCGTTTTCGGTGGCCGGGGGCGACACCGCATCGGCCTTGGCCGCGGGTTGTCCGGTGATCGTCAAGGCGCACGCGGCGCATCTGGGCACCAGTGAACTGGTCGCCCGAGTCATTCAGAAAGCCGCCAAGGACACCAGCATGCCGGAAGGCGTGTTCTCGATGCTGATCGACAAGGACATCGCCGTGGGTCAGGGGCTCGTCAGCCACCCGCTCATCCAGGCGGTGGGCTTTACCGGATCGCGTCGCGGCGGCCTGGCCCTGGTCGCCGCTGCGCAAGCGAGGCCTGTGCCGATCCCGGTCTACGCCGAGATGAGCAGCATCAACCCTGTGTTTTTGCTGCCAGCGGCGTTGTCTGCGCGGACCGAAAACATTGCCAGGGGATTCGTCGACTCGCTGGTGCTAGGCGCAGGCCAGTTCTGCACCAACCCCGGCATTCTGCTCGCCCTGGAAAGCGATGCGCTGGAACGCTTTGTATCTGCGGCTGCCACGGCGCTGTCTGACAAAACGCCCAGCACCATGCTGACGCCCAACATTCACGGCGCCTACTGCAACGGCCTGAACAATCTGCACAAGGCCGCTGGCGTGACCTTGGTCGCCGAGGGCAGAAAAGCCGAAGGCGCGTTCCAGGCGAAGCCGGCGTTTTTTCGCACCGACTCGGCGACCTTCCTCGCCAATCCGGGGCTGGAAGACGAAAACTTCGGCCCCAGCGCACTATTGATTGTTTGCAAGGACGCCGCTGACCTGCAAAAAGTCGCCGCGAAGTTCGACGGCCAACTGACCGTCACGCTGCACTTCGACGACGGCGACACCGCGATCGCTCAGGCACTGCTGCCGACGCTGGAGCGCAAGGCTGGGCGCATCCTGTTCAATGACTGGCCGACCGGCGTCGAGGTGAGCTACTCGATGGTGCACGGCGGGCCGTTTCCCGCGACATCGGACAGCCGCAGCACGTCTGTCGGTGCGACAGCCATCGACCGCTTCCTGCGCCCCGTCTGTTATCAAAACGTGCCGGACGCCCTGCTGCCACCGGCGTTGCAGCAAGGCAATCCGCTGCACACCTGGCGTCTGGTCAACGGCCAACTGATCACGGATTGA
- a CDS encoding LysR family transcriptional regulator encodes MNSDDLALFAQVAKNGSISRAAMELGADQSTVSRRVGLLEAELGVRLFHRSGRGVTLTARGQQLLGYATTLNETLAEAERAMRDSAEQGPAKLCIAAQPTIARILFGSLGHALKARYPLTQVHFVEGLAADILNRLSDGAVDIAILYLPEHPGALQFDPLLSEGVQLITPANYPLKGDTISVRDLGDIPLILPSTHHGLRMMVESLANRYGFSANIALECDGSISITKRLVLENCGCTVLPEAAVVEEVKAGRLKSYRLEDPEIHRTVAIVWPKNRVTADGLWAVTQIIRQRAADMVEQGAWPGATLINP; translated from the coding sequence ATGAACTCAGACGATCTCGCCCTCTTCGCTCAAGTCGCCAAAAACGGCAGCATCTCGCGGGCTGCGATGGAGCTGGGGGCGGACCAGTCAACGGTCAGTCGGCGGGTGGGGTTGCTGGAGGCTGAGCTGGGGGTGCGGCTGTTTCATCGCAGCGGGCGTGGGGTGACGTTGACCGCGCGGGGTCAGCAGTTGCTAGGTTACGCCACCACGTTGAACGAAACTCTGGCCGAGGCCGAGCGGGCCATGCGCGACAGTGCCGAGCAAGGCCCGGCCAAGTTGTGTATTGCCGCGCAGCCGACCATTGCACGGATTCTGTTTGGCAGCCTGGGGCATGCCCTGAAGGCGCGCTATCCGCTGACGCAGGTGCATTTTGTCGAGGGGCTGGCGGCGGACATTCTCAATCGGTTGAGCGATGGTGCGGTGGACATCGCAATCCTGTACCTGCCGGAGCATCCCGGCGCGTTGCAGTTTGATCCGTTGCTCAGCGAAGGCGTGCAACTCATCACTCCTGCCAATTATCCGCTCAAAGGCGACACGATTTCCGTGCGTGATCTGGGCGATATTCCGCTGATTTTGCCCAGCACCCATCACGGCTTGCGAATGATGGTCGAGTCGCTGGCGAACCGTTACGGCTTTTCGGCGAATATCGCGCTGGAATGCGATGGCTCGATCTCCATCACCAAGCGCCTGGTGCTGGAGAATTGCGGGTGCACCGTATTGCCGGAGGCGGCGGTGGTTGAGGAAGTGAAGGCAGGGCGGCTGAAAAGCTATCGTCTGGAGGACCCGGAAATCCATCGCACCGTGGCGATTGTCTGGCCGAAGAATCGCGTCACCGCCGACGGTCTGTGGGCGGTGACGCAGATTATCCGGCAACGAGCCGCTGACATGGTCGAGCAGGGCGCGTGGCCGGGAGCGACGCTGATCAATCCGTGA